In Flavobacterium gelatinilyticum, a genomic segment contains:
- a CDS encoding WD40/YVTN/BNR-like repeat-containing protein: protein MKKIILFCGAFVLFVSFKTLNESKKEINSGFTSIKIDTLFQDNISIRAIAVDKNRIWYGADNSRFGYFDLDKKEKFEERIYRDTLNLEFRSIAQTSKDIFLLSVGNPAMLYSVSKKDNKFKLVYKEIHPKVFYDSMQFWNDKEGIAIGDPTEDTFSIIVTRDGGETWTKLLSDKLPTNSVGEAAFSASNTNIVIKGNDTWLVSGGKKARVFYSPDKAKTWKVVETPIVQGKQMTGIFTADFYDSKQGFIAGGDYDQLGNKTDNKAFTKDGGKTWELIGQGMGFGYASCVQYVPGGNGREIICVGSEGIQYSQNGGENWMQLSTDSKLFTIRFVNRNTAIAAGYNKVVRLNFK from the coding sequence ATGAAAAAAATTATACTATTTTGTGGTGCTTTCGTTTTGTTTGTATCTTTTAAAACGCTTAATGAAAGTAAAAAAGAAATTAATAGTGGTTTTACCTCTATAAAAATAGATACTCTTTTTCAGGATAATATTAGTATAAGGGCCATTGCTGTTGATAAAAACAGAATTTGGTATGGTGCAGATAATTCCCGTTTTGGTTATTTTGATTTAGATAAAAAAGAGAAATTCGAAGAGCGTATTTATCGTGATACACTTAATTTAGAATTTAGAAGCATTGCTCAGACTTCTAAAGATATATTTCTTCTGAGTGTTGGAAATCCGGCAATGCTGTATTCGGTTTCAAAAAAAGACAACAAGTTTAAATTAGTTTACAAAGAAATTCATCCAAAAGTGTTTTACGACAGTATGCAGTTTTGGAATGATAAAGAAGGTATTGCGATTGGAGATCCTACCGAAGATACTTTTTCGATTATTGTAACCCGCGACGGTGGTGAAACCTGGACTAAATTACTTTCGGATAAATTACCAACAAATTCTGTTGGCGAAGCTGCTTTTTCTGCCAGCAATACCAATATTGTTATAAAAGGAAATGATACCTGGCTGGTTTCGGGCGGGAAAAAAGCACGTGTTTTTTATTCTCCTGATAAAGCTAAAACATGGAAAGTTGTAGAAACGCCTATTGTTCAGGGAAAACAAATGACAGGTATTTTTACAGCCGATTTTTACGATTCGAAACAAGGATTTATTGCTGGCGGAGATTATGATCAGCTGGGCAATAAAACAGATAATAAAGCTTTTACTAAAGATGGCGGAAAAACCTGGGAACTAATTGGCCAGGGAATGGGTTTTGGGTATGCGTCTTGTGTACAGTATGTTCCGGGAGGAAACGGAAGAGAGATTATCTGTGTAGGTTCAGAAGGAATTCAGTATTCTCAGAATGGCGGCGAAAACTGGATGCAGCTTTCTACAGATTCAAAACTTTTTACTATTCGTTTTGTAAACAGAAATACAGCAATTGCTGCAGGATATAATAAAGTGGTCCGACTAAACTTTAAATAA
- a CDS encoding sensor of ECF-type sigma factor, giving the protein MRIKNIAALLLFLVTFSFYAQNDKDDEKREKIKAFKVSFLTTELELTPAEAEKFWPIYNAYDDKQFELRHEKMKTYLRKLTDETVNSISEKEAAALLSQIESTDKELYVLREKYMTNLKKVLSAKKILKLKKSEDDFNRKLLKQYKAGKN; this is encoded by the coding sequence ATGAGAATCAAAAATATAGCAGCATTACTTCTGTTTTTAGTCACTTTTTCATTTTATGCCCAAAACGATAAAGATGATGAAAAACGTGAAAAAATTAAGGCTTTTAAAGTTTCTTTTTTAACTACAGAACTGGAACTTACACCAGCAGAAGCAGAGAAATTCTGGCCTATTTATAATGCATACGATGACAAACAGTTTGAACTCCGTCATGAAAAAATGAAAACGTATCTGCGTAAACTTACTGATGAAACCGTAAACTCTATATCAGAAAAAGAAGCAGCTGCACTTTTATCTCAAATAGAAAGCACAGACAAAGAATTATATGTTTTACGAGAAAAATATATGACAAACCTGAAAAAGGTGCTTTCGGCAAAAAAAATACTAAAGCTTAAAAAATCCGAGGACGATTTTAATCGAAAATTACTAAAGCAATATAAAGCAGGGAAAAATTAA
- a CDS encoding RNA polymerase sigma factor — protein sequence MTDEKEFIQKLLDPKTQNTAFQKLISDYQKPLYSHIRNIVLNHDDTDDVLQNTFVKVFQYLKNFKGESKLFSWMYRIATNEALTFLNQKAKLKGITSEELQNKTIENLKSDVYFDGDEIQLKLQKAIVTLPEKQQLVFKMKYFEELKYEEIAEILGTSVGALKASYHHAVKKIELYVTSN from the coding sequence TTGACCGACGAAAAGGAGTTTATACAAAAATTACTAGATCCTAAAACGCAAAATACAGCGTTTCAAAAACTTATATCCGATTATCAAAAACCTTTGTATTCTCATATTCGAAACATTGTTTTGAATCATGATGACACAGATGATGTTCTGCAGAATACTTTCGTAAAAGTATTTCAGTACTTAAAAAACTTTAAAGGAGAGAGTAAGCTTTTTTCCTGGATGTATCGAATTGCAACTAACGAAGCGCTGACTTTTCTAAACCAGAAAGCAAAATTAAAAGGCATCACTTCTGAAGAATTACAAAATAAAACCATCGAAAATTTAAAATCAGATGTTTATTTTGACGGCGATGAAATCCAGCTTAAACTTCAAAAAGCAATTGTAACCCTGCCCGAAAAACAGCAGCTGGTTTTTAAGATGAAATATTTTGAAGAATTAAAATACGAAGAAATTGCCGAAATTTTAGGAACATCAGTTGGTGCATTAAAAGCATCTTATCATCATGCCGTAAAAAAAATTGAATTATATGTTACATCAAATTAA
- a CDS encoding SRPBCC family protein, which produces MKILKYLFLLLLLSLVALTVFVATQKGIFSVERSKVINSPKAAVYNYINDFRNYEDFESWAVEDSTLHFTFPNKTAGPGGSFSWTGSEGSGNAITLKTKEGESIEQKMKYDGTEGDVIWTFKDTLAGKTKVTWKAKGTMSFLFKIYAALNGGSDKVIGTISEKSLVNIDKNLDYETKTYTIKVNGLIKKTETPYIKQTFTSEIPKINKNARIVIPKLIHFSETNGLSASGKPFIIYHTYDTARGLAKISICLPINKEISISSGSDILAGKLNEFDAVKTTLNGDYSHTTEAIAKTTAYINNEKITPELAWSHLEILAVSKLDVKSPSKLVTEIYFPIKPKVVPAAPAPVSAAGQVYNSGTETGEPKPAAPKPAVQKPAAPKPAATTPPAEKQEEEQSEF; this is translated from the coding sequence ATGAAGATTCTAAAATACTTATTTCTATTACTATTATTAAGTCTAGTTGCTCTGACTGTTTTTGTTGCTACTCAAAAAGGGATTTTTTCTGTAGAAAGAAGCAAAGTAATAAATTCGCCAAAAGCAGCAGTTTACAATTACATTAATGATTTTAGAAACTACGAAGATTTTGAATCATGGGCGGTTGAAGATTCAACCCTTCATTTTACTTTCCCAAACAAAACAGCAGGTCCGGGAGGTTCTTTTTCATGGACAGGCAGCGAAGGTTCAGGAAACGCCATTACCCTAAAAACTAAAGAAGGGGAAAGCATTGAGCAGAAAATGAAATACGACGGTACTGAAGGCGATGTAATCTGGACGTTTAAAGACACGCTGGCAGGAAAAACAAAAGTAACCTGGAAAGCCAAAGGAACTATGAGTTTCTTATTCAAAATTTATGCTGCCCTTAATGGAGGTTCTGATAAGGTTATTGGAACTATCTCTGAAAAAAGCCTTGTAAATATTGATAAAAATCTGGATTACGAAACCAAAACCTATACTATAAAAGTAAACGGGCTGATTAAGAAAACGGAAACTCCGTATATCAAACAGACTTTTACAAGCGAAATACCGAAAATCAACAAAAACGCCCGAATCGTTATTCCGAAACTTATTCATTTTAGCGAAACTAACGGATTAAGCGCAAGCGGAAAACCTTTCATTATTTATCATACCTACGATACTGCAAGGGGTCTGGCAAAAATTTCGATTTGTTTACCAATTAACAAAGAAATCTCAATTAGCTCCGGAAGTGATATTTTAGCCGGAAAACTAAATGAGTTTGATGCTGTAAAGACAACTCTGAACGGAGATTACTCGCATACTACTGAAGCAATCGCAAAAACAACTGCTTACATAAACAACGAAAAGATTACTCCGGAACTGGCATGGTCGCATCTGGAAATTTTAGCAGTGAGCAAATTAGACGTTAAAAGCCCGTCTAAGTTAGTGACCGAAATTTATTTCCCAATTAAACCAAAAGTTGTTCCTGCAGCACCTGCCCCAGTATCAGCCGCAGGACAGGTATATAATTCCGGAACAGAAACTGGCGAACCAAAACCTGCAGCACCAAAGCCTGCCGTACAAAAACCTGCTGCACCAAAACCTGCCGCTACAACACCACCGGCAGAGAAACAAGAAGAGGAACAGTCAGAATTTTAA
- a CDS encoding nucleoside triphosphate pyrophosphohydrolase family protein, which translates to MKKQLDAVTEFHTAFKIGHSQSPIADLGETKKLLRYNLMKEENEEYLEAVQNNDLVEIADALGDMMYILCGTIIEHGLQDKIEAVFDEIQRSNMSKLGEDGQPIYREDGKVMKGPNYFKPDFSKLL; encoded by the coding sequence ATGAAAAAACAACTTGACGCGGTTACTGAATTTCATACGGCATTCAAAATAGGCCACAGCCAGTCTCCAATAGCTGATTTGGGAGAAACTAAAAAACTGCTTCGTTATAATTTAATGAAAGAAGAAAATGAAGAATATCTTGAAGCGGTGCAAAATAATGATCTTGTCGAAATCGCTGATGCTCTTGGTGATATGATGTATATTTTGTGTGGAACAATTATCGAACACGGTTTACAGGATAAAATTGAAGCCGTTTTTGATGAAATCCAACGCAGTAATATGAGTAAATTAGGTGAAGATGGCCAGCCAATTTATCGCGAAGACGGAAAAGTAATGAAAGGTCCAAATTACTTTAAACCAGATTTTTCTAAACTTCTATAA
- a CDS encoding branched-chain amino acid aminotransferase, producing MSTTQTSKIEIRKADSSKISSVDFENLSFGAVFTDHLLECDYKNGQWQAPVIKPYAPILMDPSSKVFHYGQAIFEGMKAYKDENNDVWLFRPDENYERFNKSAVRMAMPEVPEHVFMEGLNELLKIDKDWIQRGNGASMYIRPFMIATGPGVIANPSDEYKFMILLSPAKSYYGGEVKVIIAEHFSRAANGGIGAAKAAGNYAAQFYPTNLANKDGFQQVIWTDDATHTKLEEAGTMNVFFRINDTLLTAPTSERILDGITRKSLIAMAEKEGLNVEVRPVIVSELVEAAKNGSLKEIFGAGTAAVISVIKGFSYKDEYFEMAPIENSYASFLKEKLTNLQNKLSEDTYGWTVKVQ from the coding sequence ATGAGTACAACTCAAACTAGCAAAATTGAGATCAGAAAAGCTGATTCGTCTAAGATAAGCTCTGTAGACTTTGAAAACTTAAGTTTTGGTGCTGTATTTACAGACCATTTATTAGAATGTGATTACAAAAACGGGCAATGGCAGGCTCCGGTCATTAAGCCTTATGCTCCTATTTTAATGGATCCTTCTTCAAAAGTCTTTCATTACGGGCAGGCTATTTTTGAAGGAATGAAAGCTTACAAAGATGAGAACAATGATGTTTGGTTGTTCAGACCTGATGAAAACTACGAGCGTTTCAACAAATCTGCGGTTCGTATGGCTATGCCGGAAGTTCCGGAACATGTTTTTATGGAAGGTTTAAATGAGTTATTAAAAATCGACAAAGACTGGATCCAGAGAGGAAACGGAGCAAGTATGTACATCCGTCCTTTTATGATTGCTACAGGACCCGGAGTTATCGCAAATCCATCTGACGAATATAAATTTATGATCTTGCTTTCTCCTGCAAAATCATATTACGGAGGCGAAGTAAAAGTAATTATTGCAGAACATTTCAGCCGTGCTGCAAATGGAGGAATCGGTGCTGCAAAAGCGGCAGGAAACTACGCTGCTCAGTTCTACCCTACTAATCTGGCTAATAAGGACGGTTTCCAACAGGTTATCTGGACAGATGACGCAACGCATACAAAATTAGAAGAAGCGGGAACTATGAACGTTTTCTTCAGAATCAACGATACTTTATTAACTGCTCCGACAAGTGAAAGAATTTTAGATGGTATTACCAGAAAAAGCTTGATCGCAATGGCAGAAAAAGAAGGATTAAACGTTGAAGTACGTCCGGTAATTGTTTCTGAATTAGTTGAAGCTGCTAAAAACGGGTCTCTAAAAGAAATTTTTGGCGCAGGAACTGCTGCCGTAATCAGTGTTATAAAAGGATTCTCTTATAAAGATGAGTATTTTGAAATGGCCCCAATCGAGAATTCTTACGCTTCTTTCTTAAAAGAAAAATTAACAAATCTTCAAAATAAACTTTCTGAAGATACTTACGGATGGACAGTTAAAGTACAATAA
- the mnmD gene encoding tRNA (5-methylaminomethyl-2-thiouridine)(34)-methyltransferase MnmD, whose amino-acid sequence MKREIIKTLDGSMTIHLEEWNESYHSKHGAIQEAKHVFIKNGLSLFENNPVSILEIGFGTGLNAFITFLESEQKQQKIDYVGVEAYPVKAEEVLAMNYVAELNALEFDNIFEKMHKTEWDKKNEISSQFSLTKRKQFFDEINDFEIFDLIYFDAFGYRVQPELWSTEIFQKMYNSLKPNGVLVTYAARGVVKRSMISVGFTVEKLAGPPGKREMFRAFKKV is encoded by the coding sequence GTGAAAAGGGAAATAATTAAAACGTTAGATGGCTCAATGACAATTCATTTAGAAGAATGGAATGAAAGTTATCATTCAAAACATGGTGCTATTCAGGAAGCAAAACATGTATTTATAAAGAATGGTTTGTCATTATTTGAGAATAATCCGGTGAGTATTCTGGAGATTGGTTTTGGAACGGGTTTAAATGCTTTTATTACGTTTTTAGAATCAGAACAAAAGCAGCAAAAAATAGATTATGTTGGGGTAGAAGCATATCCGGTAAAAGCAGAAGAAGTTCTGGCGATGAATTATGTGGCCGAACTTAACGCATTGGAATTTGATAACATTTTTGAAAAAATGCATAAAACGGAATGGGACAAGAAAAACGAAATTAGCAGCCAGTTCTCGTTAACCAAAAGGAAACAATTTTTTGACGAAATAAACGATTTTGAAATTTTCGATTTGATTTACTTTGACGCCTTCGGATACAGGGTCCAGCCGGAGCTTTGGAGTACTGAGATTTTTCAGAAAATGTACAATAGTTTAAAGCCAAACGGAGTCCTTGTTACTTACGCTGCACGAGGTGTTGTTAAAAGAAGCATGATTTCTGTAGGATTTACTGTAGAAAAGTTGGCAGGACCTCCTGGAAAACGAGAAATGTTTAGAGCCTTTAAAAAGGTTTAA
- a CDS encoding LysR substrate-binding domain-containing protein, which translates to MTITQLQYVLAVAEHKNFTLAAEKCFVTQPTLSMQIQKIEEELNILIFDRSKKPIQLTDIGQKIVNQAKNIVNEADRIKDIVEQQKGFIGGEFRLGIIPTIMPTLLPMFLNNFIKKYPKVKLLIEELNTEEIIVKLKNGHLDAAIAATPLEDEKIKEIVLYFEPFVAYIPEHHASFEKQEIEVTDLNLNEILLLQDGHCFRDGILNLCKNGSDVEQNNFQIESGSFETLIKLADEGLGTTLLPYLHTLDLKESDKLKLRNFKEPKPAREVSLIYPKSELKMHIIDALRSTIAGVIKGAIVFQNVQIISPLQKKQQ; encoded by the coding sequence ATGACGATAACCCAATTACAATATGTGTTAGCTGTTGCCGAACACAAAAACTTTACTCTTGCTGCCGAAAAATGTTTTGTTACGCAACCAACATTAAGTATGCAGATTCAGAAAATTGAGGAAGAACTTAATATTTTAATCTTCGACAGAAGCAAAAAACCAATTCAGCTTACTGATATTGGTCAAAAGATAGTAAACCAGGCTAAAAATATTGTAAACGAAGCGGATCGTATTAAGGATATCGTGGAGCAGCAAAAAGGTTTTATTGGCGGCGAATTCCGTTTAGGGATTATTCCAACCATTATGCCGACACTTCTGCCAATGTTTCTAAATAATTTCATTAAAAAATACCCAAAGGTTAAACTTTTAATTGAAGAGCTTAATACCGAAGAAATTATTGTGAAGTTAAAAAACGGTCATCTGGATGCTGCAATCGCCGCAACACCGCTTGAAGACGAAAAAATCAAAGAAATAGTATTGTATTTTGAGCCTTTCGTAGCCTATATACCCGAGCATCATGCCAGTTTTGAGAAACAGGAAATCGAAGTTACGGATTTGAACTTAAACGAAATTCTGTTATTACAGGACGGACATTGTTTTAGAGACGGAATTTTAAATCTGTGCAAAAACGGATCAGATGTAGAACAAAACAACTTCCAGATCGAAAGCGGTAGTTTTGAAACCCTTATTAAATTAGCCGACGAAGGTTTGGGCACGACATTATTACCATATCTGCACACTTTAGACTTAAAAGAATCAGATAAACTGAAACTTCGCAATTTTAAGGAACCAAAACCTGCCCGTGAGGTAAGTTTAATTTACCCGAAGAGCGAATTAAAAATGCATATCATTGACGCATTGCGATCTACAATAGCCGGAGTTATAAAAGGAGCCATTGTTTTTCAGAATGTGCAGATTATAAGTCCGCTGCAAAAAAAACAGCAATAA
- a CDS encoding Dps family protein, which yields MKTNILGLPVKESELLVKELNVLLSNFQVYYQNLRGIHWNIRGKRFFDLHVKFEELYTDSQLKIDMIAERVLTIGGTPLHTFEDYIANNKLAVGKNISNDEKAVQLIVNSLSDLLKIEREILNKSGEINDEGTNSMMSDFIAEQEKTIWMMNAWLDETL from the coding sequence ATGAAAACAAATATTTTAGGACTGCCTGTAAAAGAATCAGAATTATTAGTAAAAGAATTGAATGTGTTATTATCCAATTTTCAGGTATACTATCAAAACCTTCGCGGGATTCACTGGAATATCCGTGGAAAACGTTTTTTTGATTTACACGTAAAATTTGAAGAACTATATACAGATTCACAATTAAAGATAGATATGATTGCCGAGAGAGTTTTGACAATTGGAGGAACGCCTCTGCATACTTTTGAAGATTATATCGCAAACAATAAATTAGCGGTTGGAAAGAACATTTCAAACGATGAAAAAGCGGTTCAGCTGATCGTAAATTCGCTTTCGGATCTTTTAAAGATAGAGAGGGAAATCTTAAACAAATCAGGAGAAATTAACGATGAAGGAACAAATTCTATGATGAGTGACTTTATTGCAGAGCAGGAAAAAACGATCTGGATGATGAATGCATGGCTTGATGAAACTTTGTAA
- a CDS encoding SulP family inorganic anion transporter: MTKKINLFANLKSDFASGLVVFLVALPLCLGIAMASGAPLFSGIIAGVVGGIVIGYLSQSHISVSGPAAGLTAIVLTAITDFGAFDVFLLSVFIAGIIQLVLGFLKAGSISNYFPTNVIEGMLAGIGIIIILKQIPHAFGYDADFEGDQAFIQNDGSNSFSFLFDVLNHIHLGAVVVSLISLVVLIAWDKVPFLKRLKLVPGALVAVILGVVLNEFFISTGSSLAIAKEHLVSLPVPKSFDEFKSILVAPDFTAVSNPQVWVVAVTIAIVASIETLLCIEASDRMDVQKRYTNTNVELRAQGVGNIVSSLLGGLPMTSVVVRSSANNNAGAKSKMSAIIHGVLLLISVLSIPTILNKIPLATLATVLILVGYKLAKPATFMHFWEKGKYQFIPFIATLVFVVATDLLKGVALGIIISIIFVLRGNLKRAYNFKKEEYEDGDIIHIDLAQEVSFLNKAAIKQTLSDIPENSKVIINAHDTEYIAHDVLDLIREFKETRAVDENIKVKLTGFKEAYELENTPDNANHVTIEHYYDVAKREVVRKEVIREE, encoded by the coding sequence ATGACAAAAAAAATCAATCTTTTTGCCAACCTTAAGTCTGACTTTGCTTCAGGTTTAGTGGTTTTTCTGGTTGCTCTTCCATTGTGTTTAGGTATTGCAATGGCTTCTGGAGCGCCGTTATTTTCCGGAATTATTGCGGGTGTTGTGGGTGGTATCGTTATTGGATATTTAAGCCAGTCGCATATTAGTGTTTCCGGACCTGCAGCTGGTTTAACTGCTATTGTTTTGACTGCTATTACTGATTTTGGCGCTTTTGATGTCTTTTTATTGTCAGTTTTCATTGCAGGTATTATTCAGTTAGTATTAGGATTTCTAAAAGCCGGAAGTATTTCAAATTATTTCCCTACAAACGTAATCGAAGGAATGCTGGCGGGTATCGGGATTATTATTATTCTAAAACAAATTCCGCATGCATTTGGTTACGATGCTGATTTTGAAGGCGATCAGGCTTTTATTCAAAATGACGGAAGTAACTCATTTTCATTTCTGTTCGATGTTTTAAATCATATTCATTTAGGTGCCGTTGTAGTTTCGTTAATTTCACTTGTAGTATTGATTGCGTGGGATAAAGTACCTTTTTTAAAACGATTAAAATTGGTGCCTGGAGCTCTTGTGGCTGTTATCCTTGGCGTTGTGCTAAATGAATTTTTTATTTCTACCGGAAGCTCACTGGCAATTGCAAAAGAACATTTGGTTTCTTTGCCTGTTCCAAAATCTTTTGATGAATTTAAATCAATTCTGGTTGCACCGGACTTTACTGCCGTTTCAAATCCGCAGGTTTGGGTTGTGGCTGTTACAATTGCCATTGTAGCTTCTATCGAAACGCTTTTATGTATCGAAGCATCAGACAGAATGGATGTTCAAAAACGATATACAAACACCAATGTCGAGCTTAGAGCTCAGGGGGTTGGGAATATTGTAAGCTCACTTTTAGGCGGTCTGCCAATGACTTCTGTCGTGGTGCGATCATCTGCCAATAATAATGCAGGGGCAAAATCGAAAATGTCTGCTATTATTCACGGTGTGCTTTTATTAATTAGTGTATTATCTATTCCGACTATTTTAAATAAAATTCCACTGGCCACATTGGCTACGGTTTTGATTTTGGTTGGATATAAATTAGCAAAACCAGCAACTTTTATGCATTTCTGGGAAAAGGGAAAATACCAGTTTATCCCTTTCATTGCAACTTTGGTCTTTGTTGTTGCGACAGATTTGCTAAAAGGTGTTGCGTTGGGTATCATTATTAGTATCATTTTTGTTTTAAGAGGAAATCTTAAAAGAGCCTACAATTTCAAAAAAGAAGAATACGAAGATGGTGATATCATTCATATCGATTTAGCTCAGGAAGTTTCGTTCCTTAATAAAGCGGCAATAAAGCAGACTTTAAGCGATATTCCTGAAAATTCAAAAGTAATTATTAATGCTCATGACACGGAATATATTGCTCATGATGTTCTGGATTTAATTCGGGAGTTTAAAGAAACCCGCGCTGTAGATGAAAACATAAAAGTAAAACTCACGGGTTTTAAAGAGGCTTATGAACTGGAAAATACTCCGGATAATGCCAATCATGTTACTATCGAACATTATTATGATGTGGCGAAAAGGGAAGTGGTTCGAAAAGAAGTTATTAGAGAAGAATAA
- the can gene encoding carbonate dehydratase encodes MRKFYEQLLENNKKWVETSLAKDPNYFADLAKGQQPPLLWIGCSDSRVPANEIVGAKPGEVFVHRNIANMVVHSDMNMLSVLDYAVNVLKIKHIIVCGHYGCGGVKAAMGNQSVGIIDNWIRHIKDEYRLHDKYLNSIKDETERFNTFVEINAKEQVYNLAKTSIVQGAWKNGQDLMLHGWVYGLNSGFVTDLNVTISSNAELDSVYQLDL; translated from the coding sequence ATGAGAAAATTTTATGAGCAGTTATTAGAAAATAATAAAAAGTGGGTTGAAACTTCATTAGCAAAAGATCCTAATTATTTTGCTGATCTGGCAAAAGGACAACAGCCGCCATTATTGTGGATTGGATGTTCTGACAGCCGTGTTCCTGCAAACGAAATCGTTGGTGCAAAACCGGGTGAAGTTTTTGTACACAGAAACATTGCTAATATGGTTGTTCACTCTGATATGAACATGTTAAGCGTTTTGGATTACGCGGTAAATGTTTTAAAAATAAAGCATATAATCGTATGCGGCCATTACGGATGTGGTGGTGTAAAAGCAGCAATGGGAAATCAGTCTGTAGGGATTATCGACAACTGGATCCGTCATATTAAAGATGAATACCGTTTACACGATAAATATTTAAATTCAATTAAAGATGAAACAGAGCGTTTTAATACCTTTGTTGAAATCAATGCGAAAGAACAAGTTTACAATTTAGCTAAAACATCAATTGTTCAAGGAGCTTGGAAAAACGGTCAGGACCTTATGCTTCACGGCTGGGTTTACGGATTAAATTCTGGTTTTGTAACCGATTTAAATGTTACCATCAGTTCAAACGCGGAACTTGATAGTGTTTATCAGTTAGATTTATAA
- a CDS encoding LETM1-related biofilm-associated protein, translated as MINPSAPGWIDKFFSEQKFSEAIPFETTDSFYYKVRETGFIYGHIIAIDSQIPIEIKGWFKTEISKTALLNTLYNVFCLEKRSSEPNNFITEVLKFYKQMNPEGFNLFKMLLPKDSPSLSLETIIDQRVQTNDSIISKNFSHLVTNALLFIDVLAFRQYLEHGEIPEKYLKRIEETVLGIVGLALKTKTSKSQHDDLLIKLFEASIRYSKFSKVTVETLETLNLDYFKNKLEQYYLIDMAGMALWSDGVVENEESYFLYSLGSTMGVSDDFVAKSIDTTHTFITTHKKKIPYFNYSNPVKHFYDQMTHSVVKLIIRNKNRLIKEIVQSKELMVLLAYSTTRDLDAKEKKKVKKQLLDICKTIPSLTIFLLPGGSLLLPILIKFIPTMLPSAFNENLDENE; from the coding sequence ATGATTAACCCATCAGCACCAGGCTGGATCGATAAATTTTTTAGTGAACAGAAGTTTTCAGAAGCAATTCCTTTTGAAACTACCGATTCGTTTTACTATAAAGTGAGAGAAACGGGGTTCATTTATGGACATATTATTGCAATCGATTCTCAAATTCCAATTGAAATTAAAGGATGGTTTAAAACCGAAATCTCAAAAACAGCTTTATTAAATACACTTTATAATGTTTTTTGTTTAGAGAAAAGAAGTTCTGAACCCAATAATTTTATAACCGAAGTTTTAAAATTCTACAAGCAGATGAATCCGGAAGGTTTCAATTTGTTTAAGATGCTTCTTCCAAAAGACAGTCCTTCACTTTCATTAGAAACTATAATAGATCAAAGGGTACAGACAAACGACAGTATCATCAGCAAAAACTTTTCGCATTTGGTAACCAATGCTCTTCTGTTTATTGATGTTCTGGCTTTTAGGCAATACCTCGAACATGGTGAAATTCCCGAAAAATATTTAAAACGTATTGAAGAAACTGTTTTAGGAATTGTTGGTCTGGCTTTAAAAACCAAAACCTCTAAATCACAGCACGATGATTTACTGATTAAACTTTTTGAAGCTTCAATCCGCTATTCAAAATTCTCGAAAGTTACGGTTGAAACTCTGGAAACCTTAAATCTTGATTATTTCAAAAACAAACTGGAGCAGTATTATTTGATTGATATGGCCGGAATGGCACTGTGGAGTGACGGTGTGGTTGAAAACGAAGAATCGTATTTTTTATATTCTTTAGGCTCTACAATGGGGGTTTCTGATGATTTTGTTGCCAAAAGTATCGATACAACACATACTTTTATCACAACTCATAAAAAGAAAATTCCGTACTTTAATTACTCAAATCCTGTTAAACATTTTTACGATCAGATGACACACAGTGTGGTAAAACTGATCATCAGAAACAAAAACAGGTTAATTAAGGAAATCGTTCAGAGTAAGGAATTGATGGTTTTACTGGCCTACTCCACTACAAGGGATCTCGATGCAAAAGAAAAGAAAAAAGTAAAAAAACAGCTTTTGGACATTTGTAAAACAATTCCGTCGCTGACTATTTTTTTACTTCCGGGCGGTAGTTTATTACTTCCAATCCTGATAAAATTTATCCCAACAATGTTACCGTCAGCATTTAATGAAAATCTTGACGAAAACGAATAA